A genomic stretch from Tamandua tetradactyla isolate mTamTet1 chromosome 15, mTamTet1.pri, whole genome shotgun sequence includes:
- the PCBP4 gene encoding poly(rC)-binding protein 4 isoform X2 — protein sequence MSGSDAGLEEEPELSITLTLRMLMHGKEVGSIIGKKGETVKRIREQSSARITISEGSCPERITTITGSTAAVFHAVSMIAFKLDEDLCAAPANGGNVSRPPVTLRLVIPASQCGSLIGKAGTKIKEIRETTGAQVQVAGDLLPNSTERAVTVSGVPDAIILCVRQICAVILESPPKGATIPYHPSLSLGTVLLSANQGFSVQGQYGAVTPAEVTKLQQLSGHTVPFASPSVVPGLDPSVQTSSQEFLVPNDGSKISEIRQMSGAHIKIGNQAEGAGERHVTITGSPVSIALAQYLITACLETAKSTSGGTPSSAPTDLPTPFSPPLTALPTAPPGLLGTPYAISLSNFIGLKPMPFLALPPASPGPPPGLAAYTAKMAAANGSKKAERQKFSPY from the exons ATGAGCGGCTCAGATGCGGGGCTGGAGGAGGAGCCAGAGCTCAGCATCACGCTCACGCTGCGGATGCTGATGCATGGGAAG GAAGTGGGCAGCATAATTGGGAAG AAGGGAGAGACTGTAAAGCGTATCCGGGAGCAG AGCAGTGCCCGGATCACCATCTCCGAGGGCTCCTGCCCTGAGCGCATCACCACCATCACAGGGTCCACGGCAGCTGTCTTCCATGCAGTCTCTATGATTGCCTTCAAGCTGGATGAG GACCTTTGTGCGGCCCCTGCAAATGGTGGGAATGTCTCCAGGCCTCCCGTGACGCTACGCCTTGTCATTCCTGCCAGTCAGTGTGGCTCGCTGATCGGGAAGGCTGGCACCAAGATCAAAGAGATTCGGGAG ACCACAGGTGCCCAGGTACAGGTGGCAGGAGATTTGCTCCCCAATTCTACAGAGCGTGCTGTCACCGTGTCTGGGGTACCTGATGCCATTATCCTGTGTGTGCGTCAGATCTGCGCTGTCATCCTGGAG TCTCCACCCAAAGGAGCCACTATCCCATATCATCCCAGTCTCTCTTTAGGCACTGTCCTTCTTTCTGCCAACCAG GGCTTCTCCGTCCAGGGCCAGTATGGGGCTGTGACTCCAGCTGAG GTCACCAAGCTCCAGCAGCTCTCAGGCCACACAGTCCCCTTTGCCTCACCCAGTGTGGTGCCAG GGCTGGATCCCAGTGTACAGACCAGCTCGCAGGAGTTCTTGGTTCCCAACGAT GGCAGCAAGATCAGTGAGATCCGGCAGATGTCAGGGGCACATATCAAGATCGGGAACCAAGCGGAAGGTGCTGGCGAGCGGCACGTGACCATCACTGGCTCGCCGGTCTCCATTGCCCTGGCCCAGTACCTCATCACTGCCTG TCTAGAGACGGCCAAGTCTACCTCTGGGGGGACACCCAGCTCGGCCCCCACAGACCTGCCCACCCCCTTCTCGCCGCCCCTGACGGCCCTGCCCACAGCTCCCCCAGGCCTGCTGGGCACACCCTATGCCATCTCCCTCTCCAACTTCATCGGCCTCAAGCCCATGCCCTTCTTGGCTCTGCCGCCCGCCTCCCCAGGGCCGCCACCGGGTCTGGCAGCCTACACCGCCAAGATGGCAGCAGCCAATGGGAGCAAGAAAGCTGAGCGGCAGAAATTCTCCCCTTACTGA
- the PCBP4 gene encoding poly(rC)-binding protein 4 isoform X4, with translation MSGSDAGLEEEPELSITLTLRMLMHGKEVGSIIGKKGETVKRIREQSSARITISEGSCPERITTITGSTAAVFHAVSMIAFKLDEDLCAAPANGGNVSRPPVTLRLVIPASQCGSLIGKAGTKIKEIRETTGAQVQVAGDLLPNSTERAVTVSGVPDAIILCVRQICAVILESPPKGATIPYHPSLSLGTVLLSANQGFSVQGQYGAVTPAEVTKLQQLSGHTVPFASPSVVPGLDPSVQTSSQEFLVPNDLIGCVIGRQGSKISEIRQMSGAHIKIGNQAEGAGERHVTITGSPVSIALAQYLITAWAATGSGSLHRQDGSSQWEQES, from the exons ATGAGCGGCTCAGATGCGGGGCTGGAGGAGGAGCCAGAGCTCAGCATCACGCTCACGCTGCGGATGCTGATGCATGGGAAG GAAGTGGGCAGCATAATTGGGAAG AAGGGAGAGACTGTAAAGCGTATCCGGGAGCAG AGCAGTGCCCGGATCACCATCTCCGAGGGCTCCTGCCCTGAGCGCATCACCACCATCACAGGGTCCACGGCAGCTGTCTTCCATGCAGTCTCTATGATTGCCTTCAAGCTGGATGAG GACCTTTGTGCGGCCCCTGCAAATGGTGGGAATGTCTCCAGGCCTCCCGTGACGCTACGCCTTGTCATTCCTGCCAGTCAGTGTGGCTCGCTGATCGGGAAGGCTGGCACCAAGATCAAAGAGATTCGGGAG ACCACAGGTGCCCAGGTACAGGTGGCAGGAGATTTGCTCCCCAATTCTACAGAGCGTGCTGTCACCGTGTCTGGGGTACCTGATGCCATTATCCTGTGTGTGCGTCAGATCTGCGCTGTCATCCTGGAG TCTCCACCCAAAGGAGCCACTATCCCATATCATCCCAGTCTCTCTTTAGGCACTGTCCTTCTTTCTGCCAACCAG GGCTTCTCCGTCCAGGGCCAGTATGGGGCTGTGACTCCAGCTGAG GTCACCAAGCTCCAGCAGCTCTCAGGCCACACAGTCCCCTTTGCCTCACCCAGTGTGGTGCCAG GGCTGGATCCCAGTGTACAGACCAGCTCGCAGGAGTTCTTGGTTCCCAACGAT CTGATTGGCTGCGTGATCGGGCGCCAGGGCAGCAAGATCAGTGAGATCCGGCAGATGTCAGGGGCACATATCAAGATCGGGAACCAAGCGGAAGGTGCTGGCGAGCGGCACGTGACCATCACTGGCTCGCCGGTCTCCATTGCCCTGGCCCAGTACCTCATCACTGCCTG GGCCGCCACCGGGTCTGGCAGCCTACACCGCCAAGATGGCAGCAGCCAATGGGAGCAAGAAAGCTGA
- the PCBP4 gene encoding poly(rC)-binding protein 4 isoform X1 → MSGSDAGLEEEPELSITLTLRMLMHGKEVGSIIGKKGETVKRIREQSSARITISEGSCPERITTITGSTAAVFHAVSMIAFKLDEDLCAAPANGGNVSRPPVTLRLVIPASQCGSLIGKAGTKIKEIRETTGAQVQVAGDLLPNSTERAVTVSGVPDAIILCVRQICAVILESPPKGATIPYHPSLSLGTVLLSANQGFSVQGQYGAVTPAEVTKLQQLSGHTVPFASPSVVPGLDPSVQTSSQEFLVPNDLIGCVIGRQGSKISEIRQMSGAHIKIGNQAEGAGERHVTITGSPVSIALAQYLITACLETAKSTSGGTPSSAPTDLPTPFSPPLTALPTAPPGLLGTPYAISLSNFIGLKPMPFLALPPASPGPPPGLAAYTAKMAAANGSKKAERQKFSPY, encoded by the exons ATGAGCGGCTCAGATGCGGGGCTGGAGGAGGAGCCAGAGCTCAGCATCACGCTCACGCTGCGGATGCTGATGCATGGGAAG GAAGTGGGCAGCATAATTGGGAAG AAGGGAGAGACTGTAAAGCGTATCCGGGAGCAG AGCAGTGCCCGGATCACCATCTCCGAGGGCTCCTGCCCTGAGCGCATCACCACCATCACAGGGTCCACGGCAGCTGTCTTCCATGCAGTCTCTATGATTGCCTTCAAGCTGGATGAG GACCTTTGTGCGGCCCCTGCAAATGGTGGGAATGTCTCCAGGCCTCCCGTGACGCTACGCCTTGTCATTCCTGCCAGTCAGTGTGGCTCGCTGATCGGGAAGGCTGGCACCAAGATCAAAGAGATTCGGGAG ACCACAGGTGCCCAGGTACAGGTGGCAGGAGATTTGCTCCCCAATTCTACAGAGCGTGCTGTCACCGTGTCTGGGGTACCTGATGCCATTATCCTGTGTGTGCGTCAGATCTGCGCTGTCATCCTGGAG TCTCCACCCAAAGGAGCCACTATCCCATATCATCCCAGTCTCTCTTTAGGCACTGTCCTTCTTTCTGCCAACCAG GGCTTCTCCGTCCAGGGCCAGTATGGGGCTGTGACTCCAGCTGAG GTCACCAAGCTCCAGCAGCTCTCAGGCCACACAGTCCCCTTTGCCTCACCCAGTGTGGTGCCAG GGCTGGATCCCAGTGTACAGACCAGCTCGCAGGAGTTCTTGGTTCCCAACGAT CTGATTGGCTGCGTGATCGGGCGCCAGGGCAGCAAGATCAGTGAGATCCGGCAGATGTCAGGGGCACATATCAAGATCGGGAACCAAGCGGAAGGTGCTGGCGAGCGGCACGTGACCATCACTGGCTCGCCGGTCTCCATTGCCCTGGCCCAGTACCTCATCACTGCCTG TCTAGAGACGGCCAAGTCTACCTCTGGGGGGACACCCAGCTCGGCCCCCACAGACCTGCCCACCCCCTTCTCGCCGCCCCTGACGGCCCTGCCCACAGCTCCCCCAGGCCTGCTGGGCACACCCTATGCCATCTCCCTCTCCAACTTCATCGGCCTCAAGCCCATGCCCTTCTTGGCTCTGCCGCCCGCCTCCCCAGGGCCGCCACCGGGTCTGGCAGCCTACACCGCCAAGATGGCAGCAGCCAATGGGAGCAAGAAAGCTGAGCGGCAGAAATTCTCCCCTTACTGA
- the GPR62 gene encoding G-protein coupled receptor 62, which translates to MANATDLNATEVAGSVGLVLAAVVEAVALLGNGTLLAVVLRTPGLRDARYLAHLCVVDLLAAASIMPLGLLAAPPPGLGRVHLGPAPCRAARFLSAALLPACTLGVAALGLARYRLIVHPLRPGARPPPALVLVTVWAAAGLLGALSLLGPPPAPPPAPARCSVLAGGLGPFRPVWALLAFGLPALLLLGAYSSIFLVARRAALRPPRPLRPASESRQRSDSLDSRLSILTPLRPRLPGGKAALAPALAVGQFAACWLPYGCACLAPAAQAAAAEAAVTWVAYSAFAAHPFLYGLMQRPVRRALGRLARQVLPPPPRAYTPQTWHPRVLLQRLQVPRKDPALAHSEAREQAPELAGEERLSMAEAT; encoded by the coding sequence ATGGCCAACGCCACGGATTTGAACGCCACAGAAGTCGCAGGCTCGGTGGGGCTAGTCCTGGCGGCCGTCGTGGAGGCGGTGGCACTGCTGGGCAACGGCACGCTGTTGGCGGTGGTGCTGCGCACCCCAGGACTGCGCGACGCGCGTTACCTGGCTCACCTGTGCGTCGTGGACCTGCTGGCGGCTGCCTCCATCATGCCGCTGGGCCTGCTGGCCGCGCCGCCGCCCGGGCTGGGCCGCGTGCACCTGGGCCCAGCTCCCTGCCGCGCCGCGCGCTTCCTCTCCGCGGCGTTGCTGCCAGCCTGCACGCTCGGCGTGGCCGCGCTCGGCCTAGCTCGCTACCGCCTCATCGTGCACCCGCTGCGACCCGGCGCGCGGCCACCGCCCGCACTCGTGCTCGTCACCGTGTGGGCCGCAGCCGGGCTGCTGGGCGCGCTCTCCTTACTCGGACCGCCACCCGCACCGCCTCCTGCCCCCGCGCGCTGCTCGGTTCTGGCCGGGGGTCTCGGACCTTTTCGGCCAGTCTGGGCTCTGCTGGCCTTCGGGCTGCCCGCCCTTCTCCTGCTCGGCGCCTACAGCAGCATCTTTCTTGTGGCTCGCCGCGCTGCCCTGCGCCCCCCGCGTCCCCTGCGGCCCGCCAGCGAGTCCCGGCAGCGCTCCGACTCTCTGGACAGCCGCCTCTCCATCCTCACGCCTCTCCGGCCTCGCCTGCCCGGGGGCAAGGCAGCCCTGGCCCCAGCGCTGGCCGTGGGCCAATTCGCAGCCTGCTGGCTGCCCTATGGCTGCGCGTGCCTGGCGCCCGCTGCGCAGGCCGCAGCAGCCGAGGCGGCTGTCACCTGGGTAGCCTACTCAGCCTTCGCAGCTCACCCCTTTTTGTACGGCCTGATGCAACGCCCAGTACGCCGCGCGCTAGGCCGCCTTGCCCGCCAGGTACTGCCCCCGCCGCCACGGGCCTACACTCCGCAGACCTGGCACCCGCGGGTACTCCTCCAGCGCCTCCAAGTACCACGGAAGGACCCCGCCCTAGCTCATTCTGAGGCTCGAGAACAGGCCCCCGAGTTGGCAGGAGAGGAGAGATTGAGCATGGCAGAGGCTACCTAA